A genomic region of Pyrus communis chromosome 14, drPyrComm1.1, whole genome shotgun sequence contains the following coding sequences:
- the LOC137716304 gene encoding CEN-like protein 2 isoform X2, producing the protein MSRLLDPLVVGRVIGDVVDYFSPSVKMTVSYNSNKKVYNGHELFPSSVTIKPKVEVHGGDLRSFFTLVMTDPDVPGPSDPYLKEHLHWIVTDIPGTTDNTFGIEVVKYEMPRPNIGIHRFVFLLFKQKGRQTVIPPASKDHFNTRKFAEANDLGLPVTAVFFNAQRETAARRR; encoded by the exons ATGTCCAGACTGTTAG ATCCTCTTGTGGTTGGAAGAGTTATTGGAGATGTTGTTGATTACTTCTCCCCAAGTGTAAAAATGACAGTCTCTTACAACTCCAACAAGAAGGTGTATAATGGGCATGAGCTATTTCCTTCCTCAGTAACCATCAAGCCTAAGGTTGAAGTTCATGGAGGCGATTTGAGGAGTTTCTTTACACTG GTTATGACGGATCCAGATGTTCCCGGCCCCAGTGACCCATACCTGAAGGAACACTTACACTG GATTGTGACCGACATCCCAGGCACGACTGATAACACATTTG GAATAGAGGTGGTGAAATATGAAATGCCAAGGCCAAACATAGGGATCCACAGGTTTGTGTTTCTTCTGTTCAAGCAGAAGGGCAGGCAGACAGTGATCCCTCCTGCTTCAAAGGACCACTTCAACACCCGAAAATTTGCAGAGGCAAATGACCTTGGCCTTCCTGTGACTGCTGTTTTCTTTAATGCTCAAAGGGAAACTGCTGCAAGGAGACGCTAA
- the LOC137716304 gene encoding CEN-like protein 2 isoform X1 encodes MAMLSSDPLVVGRVIGDVVDYFSPSVKMTVSYNSNKKVYNGHELFPSSVTIKPKVEVHGGDLRSFFTLVMTDPDVPGPSDPYLKEHLHWIVTDIPGTTDNTFGIEVVKYEMPRPNIGIHRFVFLLFKQKGRQTVIPPASKDHFNTRKFAEANDLGLPVTAVFFNAQRETAARRR; translated from the exons ATGGCAATGCTGTCATCAGATCCTCTTGTGGTTGGAAGAGTTATTGGAGATGTTGTTGATTACTTCTCCCCAAGTGTAAAAATGACAGTCTCTTACAACTCCAACAAGAAGGTGTATAATGGGCATGAGCTATTTCCTTCCTCAGTAACCATCAAGCCTAAGGTTGAAGTTCATGGAGGCGATTTGAGGAGTTTCTTTACACTG GTTATGACGGATCCAGATGTTCCCGGCCCCAGTGACCCATACCTGAAGGAACACTTACACTG GATTGTGACCGACATCCCAGGCACGACTGATAACACATTTG GAATAGAGGTGGTGAAATATGAAATGCCAAGGCCAAACATAGGGATCCACAGGTTTGTGTTTCTTCTGTTCAAGCAGAAGGGCAGGCAGACAGTGATCCCTCCTGCTTCAAAGGACCACTTCAACACCCGAAAATTTGCAGAGGCAAATGACCTTGGCCTTCCTGTGACTGCTGTTTTCTTTAATGCTCAAAGGGAAACTGCTGCAAGGAGACGCTAA